Proteins from a genomic interval of Stenotrophomonas maltophilia R551-3:
- the motD gene encoding flagellar motor protein MotD, with protein sequence MARRKHHEEHANHEAWAIPYADLMTLLLAFFVVMYAISSVNEGKYRIMADALTDAFGGAPRTINPVQVGNKQVQGGGWDSPSVIKSGTKVGPSAPAPSHDPTLLPSMASQMRMPVSVHNQEQIARAERQLSSIADRLTAALAPLIDRGMISVRRTELWIEVEINSDILFPTGSAALDVHARQTLASLAEVLRDVPNSVRVEGHTDNVPIATATFPSNWELSAGRAASVVHLFADQGVQPSRLAMVGYGQFRPREENDSAQGRNRNRRVMVIILADTTHAVDPLGQRLNAATGAANSTGTEQAAATPATAPTSPIAPVKLPPVPAGSRVGAAVPPAMKE encoded by the coding sequence ATGGCCCGCCGCAAGCACCACGAAGAGCACGCCAACCATGAAGCATGGGCGATCCCCTATGCCGACCTGATGACGCTGCTGCTCGCCTTCTTCGTGGTCATGTACGCGATCTCCTCGGTCAACGAGGGCAAGTACCGGATCATGGCCGACGCGCTCACCGATGCCTTCGGTGGCGCACCGCGCACCATCAATCCGGTGCAGGTCGGCAACAAGCAGGTGCAGGGTGGCGGCTGGGACAGCCCGTCGGTGATCAAGTCCGGCACCAAGGTCGGCCCATCGGCACCAGCGCCGTCGCACGATCCGACGCTGCTGCCATCGATGGCTTCGCAGATGCGCATGCCGGTATCGGTGCACAACCAGGAACAGATCGCGCGCGCCGAGCGCCAGCTCAGCAGCATCGCCGACCGCCTGACCGCCGCGCTGGCACCGCTGATCGACCGCGGCATGATCAGCGTGCGCCGCACCGAGCTGTGGATCGAAGTGGAGATCAACAGCGACATCCTCTTCCCGACCGGCTCGGCCGCGCTGGACGTGCACGCGCGGCAGACCCTGGCCAGCCTGGCCGAGGTGCTGCGCGACGTGCCCAACAGCGTGCGCGTGGAAGGCCACACCGACAACGTGCCGATCGCCACCGCCACCTTCCCGTCGAACTGGGAACTGTCGGCCGGACGCGCAGCCAGCGTGGTGCATCTGTTCGCCGACCAGGGCGTGCAGCCCTCGCGGCTGGCGATGGTCGGCTACGGCCAGTTCCGCCCGCGCGAAGAGAACGACAGCGCGCAGGGCCGCAACCGCAACCGGCGGGTGATGGTCATCATCCTGGCCGATACCACCCACGCGGTCGATCCGCTGGGCCAGCGCCTGAACGCCGCAACCGGTGCTGCCAACAGCACCGGCACCGAACAAGCCGCCGCAACTCCGGCTACCGCCCCCACCTCCCCCATCGCACCGGTGAAGTTGCCGCCGGTGCCGGCTGGCAGCCGTGTCGGCGCCGCCGTTCCCCCGGCAATGAAGGAGTAA